From the genome of Chloroherpetonaceae bacterium:
AGAAAAAGGCAAAATCGCCCCACTACATCGCTAAGAGAGCAAAAGAAACAGCACACGAGGAGCTTGAGCTTAGACCTCACTTTCGACTTTGACTCAGGTCAGAATCGTTCCGCTCGCCTTCACAGAGAGAGGTTAGGGGTATAAAATGCCAGCATAACTTAGTGGCTATCGGGTGAGTTCAGGGCATCTAAGGCGCGCTTGTCGTCAGGTGTGTCAATATCTGCAGGGCTTTGCGGGCAAGGAATACGGCGATGTGGGTAGCGGAAGATAAGTGGACGAGCACCAGTATCACCACGCAGGCGGAGCAGCTCGGGAAAAAGTGAGCGCGAAAAAAGTGCAGGCACGCCCACCGTGTCACCATAGCTGGTAGCCACAATTGGCTCAGTAGAAGATTGCCACATCGTCATAAGCTCACGAAGAACGGCACGGTCAATAAAGGGCTGGTCACATAGCATTAAGATAGCCGCGTCTGCATCAGTGAGTTGCAGCGCCGCAATCCCTGCACGAATGGAGGAAGCAATGCCTTCTGGCCACTCACGGTTTTCCACAATGCGCACAGGCATTCCAGCCAGTTCAGGTTTAATCTGCTCTGCAAAGGCGCCAAGCACGCAAAGCACCTCCTTAGGCGACACGGCAAGTGCTTCCGTAGCTGCCCGCTGAATAAGAGATTTGCCTAAAAATCGCAGTAATTGTTTTGGCTGACCCAGCCGGCGCGATGCACCAGCCGCCAGAATGATGATGCTGACTTTGCTAAGCATCTTTTCTCCGACACCTAAAGTTTCAGATTTATGAGCGCTGCGCTTGATGCAAAAGCCAGAACAGAGTGACCGATACGGCAAAATGCCATTGATGCAAGGTTTCCAGTAACCAATTGTTAGAGATGAACACTCTCGCTATGAATGGGTGTAGGACGATTGCGCAAAAATGAGCCAGTGCGTCCAGACAGCACAGCGCGAATTTCGGCTAAAATAGACAAGGCGATTTCCTCTGGAAGTTCTGCGCCAATGTCTAATCCAACTGGCGCATAGAGCTTATTCAGCATTGTCTCGGTAGGCACTAACCCACGCGCACGGATTGCTGCCAGTAATTTCTCAGTGCGGCGCTTTGGTCCGAGCACGCCCAAATAAGCCAAGTGCATCGGCAAGAGCTGAAAAAGAAATTCTACATCTAACTCAAAATTGTGAGTCATTACAACCGCAGCAGTGCGAGCAGGGTTGGACACGACGGAGGCAATGTCTGCACCGACTTTGAGCAACCGCCGTGCATCGGCAATACCGAAGCCTTCTCGTGAAAGATAAGATGGACGCCTATCCACTACACTAACTTGCCAGCCCAAACGCTTAGCCAGTTCAGCAAGTGGCACAGCGTCATACCCAGCGCCAATAATCAAGAAATGAACAGGTGGCAGAAGTACATCAATGAAAACCTCAGCGGCACCATCGCTGCATTCATACCGCTGGCTCGCAGCAAGCTGCCGATGCAGGTGCTTAGCAACATCATGCGCAAGCATAAGACGCAAGTGATGAGAAGAGATGTTGCTAAAAGGCGCATCGTTTTCACGAAGCGAAAGAAAGCGACCGACTTCACGCTGTAAGCTGCCTTCTGCCCCATAGACAGTAGCAAGCCCCGTAGGTTTTGGGGCACGAAGAAAGTCTTGATACTGCTGCAAGCGAGCTTGAAGCGTAGCCAGCTCACTGGATTCAATGAGCACAAAAATTTTCCCATGGCAGCCCAAGCCGTAACCCAGCGAAGCGTCTTCATCCATTGAGTCGTAAGCGACAAGAAGTGAGCGTTGCGTCTGAATCGCAAACAGCGCCTTCTGTCTTACATCACCTTCAAGGCAACCGCCTGAAATAGCACCAACGCTCTTACCTGATTCAGTAATAAGCATTTTAGCGCCTGCACGGCGATACGACGACCCTTGCACTTTGACCAGTGTAGCCAGTGCAAACCGTTCCCCACTGTCAGATGCAGCCTGTGCGGCACAAAGAATGTCGCTCAGTTCTTTCATTCCAGTTCAGCTTGACTCGTTTCAAGAAAACATTTGAAGGCAACACAACATAAAGCATGCAGAAACACGGCAACTGATTATGCAACCGTTTCTCGCAAAGAGCGCAAGCGAAAGATAAAAATTGTTGTGTGGAGATGATGCTTCAGAACGCTTGAATGAACTCCAAGCGAACGCTACGGTCAAGTGCTGAGAGAGAACGGAAATTGTTGTTGAGGTTGCTAAGGTTAAACTCCAGCGTGAAACCAGCGCCGAGCGACCAGCGCAATCCGATATCGAGAAACCCGCTGCCGCGACCGAACGTCTCGCTGCGGTCGTCGTTCAAGGCAAAGTCGTATTGCACATAAAATGTGAAGTCAGTTCCGATGGTTTTTTCCAGTCCGATGTAAAAGTTGGCGTTGCCGTCGTCGCTGGCTTCCAAGATGCTGTAGTTTAAGCCACTGTGCAAGGTGAGGTAGCCGAGAAACTCAAAATTTTTTGAGGCGGCAAGGAAAAAGCCGGGCGACTTGCGCTCGTAGCGACTCAGGCTGTCAATAAAGCGGCCGCGCCCTTGCGACTCGAAGCCAACAGTGAGGGCAGGCAGAGTGAGTTCTTCGTCTAAGATACGATAGCGCACCATTGCACCGGGCAAGCGATTCCAGCTTGGCGACCCAGAGCCAATAAGGTTTCCAGCTCCGTAAGAAAGTCCTAACGAAAATCGGTCGCTAATGCCGACGCTTGCCCCAATCATTGCACCGCCGCCGGCATAGAACCAGCCTTCAATAGCAAACGTGCCGCGCTTCAAAGTACCAGCGGTCGGAAGGTTAAAAAGGTAGCGAGCTTCTTGTGTGGCATTGCTGCCTGCAGAGCCTTGTGCAAAAAGCAGAGCAGGCGTGCTGAGAAGCAGAAAGCAGATGAGTTTCATTGGCAATAGTGATGCAGTTTATTGTGCTGCGGTGTGAAAGCAAAAAATGTAATGCTGAGAAAACTGAGGCGGCAAAGCTCGAGTGTCAAAGGCGGATAAAACGATTTTCGTAGCTGCCATCGTCATAGATGGTAATTGCGTTAAACTTACTTCCACTGCGGCGCACGGAGCCAGAATTAATAAAGTGAATGCCATCAATGCGATACTCTTCAGCTTTGTGGTAGTGTCCGTGCAGAGCAAGTCGCACGCCAATGTTCTTTAGCGTTTTGAGAAATGCCTCACGCTCAATGAGTTCCATTGACCAGATGAAGGCTTTATCGGCTGCATTTTGCGGTTCATAGATTTTGTAGGCATGGTGAAAGAGGGCAATCGTGAATTTGTCTTTGAGTGCAGCGCGCACTTCCGCTTGCTCAATTGCGCATCGCTCTTCGGCGTGAATGTAGCCGCGTGAGCCAGAGGGATTGATTTTAAGCGACCACTCCAGCACACTGTTGAAAGCAACCAGCGCAACACCATGCGGCCGATTTTGGAAAATTTTCACAAATGGAAATGAAAGTGACTCATCAGGCTTATCTGTGATGGTTTCTCGAAAAATTTCGCAGAATTCGTGCAGTTTCTGGTGGTAGCGGATACCAGTGGATTCAAGCGCGCGCAGGGCTGTATCACGCAGCCCGATGATACCATTCATTTCATATTTGCCAAAAATGTCATGATTGCCCGGTATGATGGTGACATGTTCCCAACTCAGCACGCCATTTTTTTCCAAAATCTCACGCAAGTGCCATAAATCTTGAAAATTGACGACATCGACAATATCGCCTGTCATGACCAAGTGGTCAAAGCCGCTGTCAAAGATTTTCTTTATCAAGCTATCAATTTCAGACAGGCAATCTGGGTTCGTATCGCTATCGAGGTGAAGGTCTGAGATATGAGCAATTTTCATTAGTGCCGAAACAAGGTTTGCACACAAATTTCGGACTTTGAAAAGTGATAAAAAAATCTCTCTTTTGTGAAAAAAGAAAAAGGCACACTCAGCCAGTTTGCTGGATTCTGCGAATGTGCCGCACCAACCAAAAATGAACCACTCGCAGTATGTCCAACACATCTGCTCTGCTCAACGAAGCATCGGTTTTATCAACATCTGAACTTGCTGAGAAGCTAAAAGCGCTCTCACGCAATCTTTGGTGGTCGTGGAACTTGGAGGCGCAGCATATCTTTGAGCGACTGTCGCCGCGTCTCTGGTCAAAGTATAACCACAACCCCGCCGAAGTGATGATGAATGTCTCGGAACAGGAGCTAAAGGCGCGTTTAGGCGATGCGGTGTTTCGGGCTGAAGTAACTAATGTGCTCTCGCAGTTTGAAAGCTACCTAAATGACCCCAACACTTGGGCAGCTGCAAATGCGCCCGAATTTGCCAAACAACCTGTGGCGTATTTCAGCGCCGAGTTTGGCTTGCATGAAAGCCTGCCGATTTACTCAGGTGGCTTAGGCGTGTTAGCTGGCGACCACATCAAATCAGCAAGCGACTTAGGCTTGAACTTTGTCGGGGTCAGCCTTTTCTACCGTGAAGGCTACTTCCAGCAGCGGCTTTCACCCGACGGATGGCAGCAGGAAAACTATCCGCTCTACCGCCCTGAATACCTGCCGATGGAGCTGGTGCGCGACGATAAGGGAGAGCCAATTGTGATATCAGTAGAATTAGGACATAGCTTGGTCTATGTGCAAGGCTGGGCGGTGAAGGTAGGACGCGCCACGCTGTATCTTCTGGACACAAACTTGGAAAAAAACGACTCGCATTATCGTGACATCACCAGCCGTGTCTATGGCGGCGATGCCACCACACGCATCAATCAAGAAATCATTTTGGGCATCGGCGGTGTGCGCTTTCTGCATCGGCTTGGTCTAATGCCGCGTGTCTATCATATGAATGAAGGGCATTCTGCGTTTCTGACGCTGGAGCTATTGCGTCTGGAGCTGGCAGCAGGTAAGTCGCTGCAAAATGCCATAGAGGCAGTGCGCGCACAGTGCGTCTTTACCACCCATACACCTGTGCCAGCTGGACACGACCGCTTCTCAGCCGACCTAATGGATTATGCGCTGGGCAAATTCCTTAAAACAATGCCGCTTTCACTGGACGAACTGATGACACTCGGACGCGAGCAGGCAGATGAGCCAAATGCACCCTTCACCATGACCGTGCTTTGCCTTAGAATGTCGCGTGCAGCAAATGGAGTCTCTGAGCTACACGGAGAAGTCTCGCGCAAGATGTGGAAAGCGCTCTACGGAGGTAAGCCTGAACAAGTCCCAATTGGACATATCACCAATGGCATTCACACGCATAGCTGGCTCAATCATACCACCTATTCGTTTTGGGCGCGTTTCCACAACGGCGACCGAGAGTTCTACACCGACCCTGTGAAACTGGCTGAGATAGTCGACCGCATTCCAGATGAGGAGCTTTGGGCACTACGCTACTTGCTTCGCCGAGAAATGATTGAGTTTGTCCGCCAGCGCTTAGAAGAGCAAAACCTGCGGCACGGCTTTGAAATGGGAATTATGTATTTGCATCTTCTCTCTGCCGATGTGCTCACCATTGGCTTTGCTCGACGATTTGCAACTTACAAACGTGCCCCGCTAATTTTCAGTAATCTTGAGCGAATTGCGCGCCTGATTAACGACCCCAAACGGCCGCTGCAAATTATCTTTGCTGGCAAAGCTCACCCACGCGACAATGGCGGCAAAAAGTTCATTCAAGAAATTTATCACATTACCCGAATGCCACAGTTCATTGGCAAGGTCATTTTCCTCGAGAACTACGATATGAACATCACGCGCCACCTAATTTCAGGCTCAGATATCTGGCTCAATACCCCGCTCCGTCCGCTCGAAGCCAGCGGCACCTCAGGGCAAAAAATCGTCGGACATGGCGGCATTAATTTCAGCATCCTCGATGGCTGGTGGCGTGAAGCCTACAACGGCAAAAACGGCTTTGCAATCGGCAAAGATGAATCCAAGCTCCCACAAGAGGAGCAAGACAAATTTGATGCAGAGTCACTGTATGATGTGCTGGAACATCAAATTGTGCCCGAGTTTTACGATGAGCGCACAAACGGCATTCCAACAAAGTGGATTGCGCGCATTCGTGAATCAATCAAAACGCTGATGCCCGTCTACAACACCCACCGAATGGTGCGCGAGTATATTGAGAAGTATTACAAGACGGACTGAGAATAGCTTCAATGTCCACTGGCTCCCCTAGGAAAGGTTTTTGATACGCACGAAAGGCGTTGAGCGGTTTTAAGTGTTGCGTGGCGGCAATCGGCCGCGCCTGTAGCCCTGCTCCTCTTCAAAGAGAGGAGCACAGTTCTGATAAAATTGAGAAAGGGGGCTATGACACAGGCATTTCCCAAAAGTGTTCGGAGAGATACTTCATTCCGCCATCGCAGAGAATGCAGACAATCGTAGCAGGCTCACCTTGCTCTGAGAGTTGCTTGGCGACTTTCAGTGAAGCATAGACATTTGCAGCAGCGGAAATACCAACCAGTAAGCCTTCAGTTGCCGCTAAGCGCTTAGCGAATTCGTAAGCCGTCTCTGTTGAGACTTCCATAAATCTGTCAGGCACAGAGGGGTCATAAATTTTCGGCACCATTGCTGATTCCAGATGCTTAATGCCTTCAATGCCGTGCACCGCCACATCGGGCTGAACTGCGATGCACTCAATTGCAGGATTATATGCCTTGAGTCGGCGCGATGTACCAATAAAGCTGCCACTTGTGCCAATCGCTGCAATAAAGTGCGTGATGCGGCCACTGGTTTGTTCCCAAATCTCCACGCCTGTGCCGTGATAGTGCGAAAGCCAGTTGGCGTCGTTGCCGTATTGGTCTGCGTAGAAATACCGCTCGGGGTGCTTGGCATACAGCTCACGGGCTTTAAGAATGGCACCGTCGGACGACTCAGAAGCAGGGGTGTAGATAATATCAGCCCCATATGCTTGCAAAATGCGCTTGCGTTCAGGTGAAGCTGACTCGGGCACACACAGTTGAACCTTGTAGCCCTTAATGGCGCAAATCATTGCATAGGCGATACCTGTG
Proteins encoded in this window:
- a CDS encoding YjbH domain-containing protein, coding for MKLICFLLLSTPALLFAQGSAGSNATQEARYLFNLPTAGTLKRGTFAIEGWFYAGGGAMIGASVGISDRFSLGLSYGAGNLIGSGSPSWNRLPGAMVRYRILDEELTLPALTVGFESQGRGRFIDSLSRYERKSPGFFLAASKNFEFLGYLTLHSGLNYSILEASDDGNANFYIGLEKTIGTDFTFYVQYDFALNDDRSETFGRGSGFLDIGLRWSLGAGFTLEFNLSNLNNNFRSLSALDRSVRLEFIQAF
- the glgP gene encoding alpha-glucan family phosphorylase, which translates into the protein MSNTSALLNEASVLSTSELAEKLKALSRNLWWSWNLEAQHIFERLSPRLWSKYNHNPAEVMMNVSEQELKARLGDAVFRAEVTNVLSQFESYLNDPNTWAAANAPEFAKQPVAYFSAEFGLHESLPIYSGGLGVLAGDHIKSASDLGLNFVGVSLFYREGYFQQRLSPDGWQQENYPLYRPEYLPMELVRDDKGEPIVISVELGHSLVYVQGWAVKVGRATLYLLDTNLEKNDSHYRDITSRVYGGDATTRINQEIILGIGGVRFLHRLGLMPRVYHMNEGHSAFLTLELLRLELAAGKSLQNAIEAVRAQCVFTTHTPVPAGHDRFSADLMDYALGKFLKTMPLSLDELMTLGREQADEPNAPFTMTVLCLRMSRAANGVSELHGEVSRKMWKALYGGKPEQVPIGHITNGIHTHSWLNHTTYSFWARFHNGDREFYTDPVKLAEIVDRIPDEELWALRYLLRREMIEFVRQRLEEQNLRHGFEMGIMYLHLLSADVLTIGFARRFATYKRAPLIFSNLERIARLINDPKRPLQIIFAGKAHPRDNGGKKFIQEIYHITRMPQFIGKVIFLENYDMNITRHLISGSDIWLNTPLRPLEASGTSGQKIVGHGGINFSILDGWWREAYNGKNGFAIGKDESKLPQEEQDKFDAESLYDVLEHQIVPEFYDERTNGIPTKWIARIRESIKTLMPVYNTHRMVREYIEKYYKTD
- a CDS encoding cysteine synthase family protein → MPASFDLSFDLSKARQSVLSLIGNTPLVRLQKLPAQWGIPDSVEIYGKCEFMNPGGSVKDRPALNIIETAEAQGLLTKDKILLDATSGNTGIAYAMICAIKGYKVQLCVPESASPERKRILQAYGADIIYTPASESSDGAILKARELYAKHPERYFYADQYGNDANWLSHYHGTGVEIWEQTSGRITHFIAAIGTSGSFIGTSRRLKAYNPAIECIAVQPDVAVHGIEGIKHLESAMVPKIYDPSVPDRFMEVSTETAYEFAKRLAATEGLLVGISAAANVYASLKVAKQLSEQGEPATIVCILCDGGMKYLSEHFWEMPVS
- a CDS encoding metallophosphoesterase, which gives rise to MKIAHISDLHLDSDTNPDCLSEIDSLIKKIFDSGFDHLVMTGDIVDVVNFQDLWHLREILEKNGVLSWEHVTIIPGNHDIFGKYEMNGIIGLRDTALRALESTGIRYHQKLHEFCEIFRETITDKPDESLSFPFVKIFQNRPHGVALVAFNSVLEWSLKINPSGSRGYIHAEERCAIEQAEVRAALKDKFTIALFHHAYKIYEPQNAADKAFIWSMELIEREAFLKTLKNIGVRLALHGHYHKAEEYRIDGIHFINSGSVRRSGSKFNAITIYDDGSYENRFIRL
- a CDS encoding nucleotidyltransferase family protein, whose product is MLSKVSIIILAAGASRRLGQPKQLLRFLGKSLIQRAATEALAVSPKEVLCVLGAFAEQIKPELAGMPVRIVENREWPEGIASSIRAGIAALQLTDADAAILMLCDQPFIDRAVLRELMTMWQSSTEPIVATSYGDTVGVPALFSRSLFPELLRLRGDTGARPLIFRYPHRRIPCPQSPADIDTPDDKRALDALNSPDSH
- a CDS encoding XdhC family protein, with the protein product MKELSDILCAAQAASDSGERFALATLVKVQGSSYRRAGAKMLITESGKSVGAISGGCLEGDVRQKALFAIQTQRSLLVAYDSMDEDASLGYGLGCHGKIFVLIESSELATLQARLQQYQDFLRAPKPTGLATVYGAEGSLQREVGRFLSLRENDAPFSNISSHHLRLMLAHDVAKHLHRQLAASQRYECSDGAAEVFIDVLLPPVHFLIIGAGYDAVPLAELAKRLGWQVSVVDRRPSYLSREGFGIADARRLLKVGADIASVVSNPARTAAVVMTHNFELDVEFLFQLLPMHLAYLGVLGPKRRTEKLLAAIRARGLVPTETMLNKLYAPVGLDIGAELPEEIALSILAEIRAVLSGRTGSFLRNRPTPIHSESVHL